The following nucleotide sequence is from Oceaniferula flava.
AATCTCGTCACACGTGGCATGATTGAAAAGGAGGGCAAGGAATACAAAGGACTGCCAAAACTGTCCGAAGCTCACAGCGATTTCCTCGCCGCCCAGGAGTCCGCTTAGTGCGAACCGAGTGAAACAACAAATTTCGTGCTGGTTTTACCAACACGAATCGTTTTAAAGAAACCCACCCACCGGTAAGGTGGCGTGGGTTTTCTTTTTAAGAAAATCGATCCTACCACGCCGGCCGCGGCGTTCACCCCTATCCAGTCTCGACCACCTCTTACTTTTTAAAAGTCGCTATGCTTCAGAACTATCTCCCCGTGATCATGCAGTGCACCATCGCTCTTGGCTTTGCCGGTGTGATGTTATTGATGAGCCTCCTTCTGGGAAAAAAAGGCAAACCGAACCCCACCAAGGAAAGCGCTTACGAGTGCGGCATGGTGCCGGTTGGCCAGGGAGCCCCACGATTCAGCGTCAAGTTCTACCTGGTGGCGATGCTCTTTGTGATCTTCGA
It contains:
- a CDS encoding NADH-quinone oxidoreductase subunit A; translated protein: MLQNYLPVIMQCTIALGFAGVMLLMSLLLGKKGKPNPTKESAYECGMVPVGQGAPRFSVKFYLVAMLFVIFDIEVVFMYPWAVQFKDLIQESAMAFWSVLGFAGILAVAYVYALKKGALTWNA